From the genome of Anopheles moucheti chromosome 3, idAnoMoucSN_F20_07, whole genome shotgun sequence, one region includes:
- the LOC128303125 gene encoding uncharacterized protein LOC128303125 has translation MDIWHDAMLWMCSFCGLCVLLYICTVRANLKQWKGRLGQTFSLTLKPNPAGNLPVSVYIIQPDAKYGPSLVHLNYDIVLQDTKIREQTLKLDNNFLHGSTNNLV, from the exons ATGGATATTTGGCACGACGCGATGTTATGGATGTGTTCATTTTGTGGGCTGTGTGTTTTG TTGTACATTTGCACCGTAAGAGCTAATCTTAAGCAGTGGAAAGGACGGTTAGGTCAAACCTTTAGTCTGACTTTAAAGCCAAATCCTGCAG GAAACCTTCCAGTTTCGGTGTACATAATCCAACCGGACGCAAAGTATGGCCCAAGTTTGGTGCATTTAAATTACGACATTGTGTTGCAAGATACGAAGATTCGGGAACAGACACTTAAGCTTGATAATAACTTCCTACATGGAAGTACAAATAACTTAGTGTAA
- the LOC128300901 gene encoding mucolipin-3-like, with protein MSSVYSSSTISNCDQEESGVSRDSGINRVQNVVQIDDTMRPIRPYVSRQRSSTNSDMAVETKEPTDEEGIVESPILQDARMNEMEERLRRKLQFFFMNPIEKWEAKRRFPYKFVVQVIKIVLVTLQLCLFAHSRYTHVNYTWDNTVTFSHLFLRGWDITMEVNNYPPETGPLSVYMIDEFFKTIDYAAAGYANLPQAIGPYSYPTEDNTMAPMRLCLYRYKDGTIFGFNESYVFNPEIDSLCVDLYQNVTVNGSQAYLHDKDIHINFSALVKAELTFAIKTVNFKAAGPIAAPDCYRFDLMIMFNNQDHDGQMVLRLGAEPTRLVCHGDVEFIKNSQIDDALRSLLNILVIVICLLSFALCARAIFRAQILRLTTCDFFKQAYGKDLSCEGKWEFVNMWYIMIVFNDILLIIGSALKEQIERKHFIADDWNVCSLLLGVGNSLVWFGVLRYLGFFKTYNVVILTLKKAAPKISRFLLCALLIYAGFTFCGWLVLGPYHIKFRSLSTTSECLFALINGDDMFATFSIMSEKSLMLWWFCRIYLYSFTSLYIYVVLSLFISVIMDAYDTIKKYYKDGFPQSDLRLFVGPISPNDFSSGVFREHEEFDMENMSFTDVVKRLFCFSTTSAGPTGYTSLLPKASSSYVNN; from the coding sequence ATGAGTAGTGTTTACTCATCATCCACTATCTCGAACTGTGACCAAGAAGAAAGTGGTGTATCCAGAGATAGCGGGATTAACCGAGTGCAGAACGTCGTACAAATCGATGATACTATGAGGCCCATACGACCGTACGTTTCACGCCAGAGAAGCAGCACCAACAGTGATATGGCGGTGGAAACAAAGGAACCAACCGACGAAGAAGGTATCGTTGAGTCGCCCATACTTCAAGACGCCCGCATGAACGAGATGGAGGAAAGGCTCAGACGGAAATTGCAGTTTTTCTTCATGAACCCTATCGAGAAATGGGAAGCCAAGAGACGCTTCCCGTACAAGTTTGTGGTACAAGTTATTAAAATAGTGCTCGTCACATTACAACTCTGCCTCTTCGCACATTCCCGATACACGCACGTGAACTATACGTGGGATAATACGGTTACCTTTTCGCATCTCTTCCTGCGCGGCTGGGACATCACGATGGAGGTCAACAACTATCCGCCCGAGACGGGTCCGCTTTCGGTGTACATGATCGATGAGTTCTTCAAAACGATTGATTATGCAGCGGCGGGATATGCTAATCTTCCGCAGGCGATTGGACCCTATTCCTATCCAACCGAGGACAACACGATGGCACCCATGAGGCTGTGTCTGTACCGCTACAAGGACGGTACGATCTTTGGATTTAACGAAAGCTACGTGTTCAACCCGGAAATTGACTCGCTGTGTGTGGACCTATATCAGAACGTTACCGTCAATGGTAGCCAAGCTTATCTGCACGATAAGGATATTCACATAAACTTTTCCGCCTTGGTCAAAGCGGAGCTTACATTTGCTATCAAAACGGTCAACTTTAAGGCGGCTGGGCCGATAGCGGCGCCGGATTGTTATCGGTTCGACTTGATGATCATGTTCAACAACCAGGACCACGACGGCCAAATGGTACTGCGGCTCGGAGCAGAACCCACACGGCTCGTATGCCACGGCGATGTGGAGTTTATCAAAAACTCCCAAATAGACGACGCACTGCGCAGCTTGTTAAACATTCTGGTGATCGTGATCTGTCTTCTTTCCTTTGCCCTCTGTGCGAGGGCCATTTTCCGTGCTCAGATTCTACGCCTGACAACGTGCGACTTCTTTAAACAAGCCTACGGAAAGGACCTTAGCTGTGAAGGCAAATGGGAGTTTGTAAACATGTGGTACATTATGATCGTGTTCAACGATATATTGCTTATCATCGGATCGGCACTGAAGGAACAGATCGAGAGGAAACACTTTATCGCAGACGATTGGAACGTGTGTTCGCTGCTGCTTGGCGTAGGAAATTCACTCGTCTGGTTCGGTGTTTTGCGTTATCTCGGATTCTTCAAAACGTACAACGTGGTCATACTGACGCTGAAGAAAGCAGCCCCTAAAATTAGCCGCTTTCTACTCTGCGCACTATTGATCTACGCTGGATTCACCTTCTGCGGCTGGTTGGTACTTGGACCGTATCACATTAAATTCCGTTCGCTTTCCACCACCTCGGAGTGTCTCTTCGCACTCATTAATGGTGACGACATGTTTGCTACCTTCTCGATTATGTCGGAGAAGTCATTAATGCTGTGGTGGTTTTGTCGCATCTATCTGTACTCGTTCACCAGCCTTTACATCTACGTGGTACTATCGCTGTTTATTTCCGTCATTATGGACGCGTACGATACGATCAAGAAGTATTACAAGGATGGCTTCCCGCAGTCCGATCTACGGCTCTTTGTCGGCCCAATCAGTCCCAACGATTTCTCCAGCGGTGTGTTCCGAGAGCACGAAGAGTTCGATATGGAAAATATGTCGTTCACGGACGTCGTCAaacgtttattttgtttttcgaccACGAGCGCTGGTCCAACCGGTTACACATCATTGCTACCAAAGGCTTCATCTAGCTACGTAAACAATTAG
- the LOC128304819 gene encoding uncharacterized protein LOC128304819, producing the protein MSSVNDVKKSPREAKVLLRSTSFQKLCSIPYSFKIEAIQSYKEHIKTVIKLLKIATRVYVISVYFKFITTILLNGFFFKLCSQLKGKYITARDVLESARLSSFNSDYQHRKGHDAQSRRPTVPNFLSHYKTFVQTILTYICIMYLVLQTISLLTTLWWSSNIPFGLVFLMLDLSYMGFIMLKIALN; encoded by the exons ATGTCTTCCGTGAACGATGTAAAAAAGTCGCCCCGTGAAGCGAAAGTGCTGCTGCGAAGTACTTCCTTCCAAAAGCTGTGTTCCATACCGTACAGCTTCAAAATCGAAG CAATTCAATCGTATAAAGAACACATCAAAACGGTGATAAAGCTCCTGAAGATTGCAACCCGAGTATATGTCATTTCggtttatttcaaatttataaCCACCATCCTGCTTAACGGATTCTTCTTTAAGCTGTGTAGCCAACTAAAG GGAAAGTACATAACTGCACGCGATGTTTTGGAATCTGCAAGATTATCATCTTTCAATTCAGACTACCAACACAGAAAAGGTCATGATGCACAATCGCGTAGACCAACGGTACCAAATTTCCTTTCGCATTACAAAACTTTTGTCCAAACAATTCTAACGTACATCTGCATCATGTACCTTGTGCTGCAAACAATTTCTCTACTGACAACGCTTTGGTGGTCTTCAAACATACCGTTTGGTCTCGTGTTTCTCATGCTGGATTTGAGCTACATGGGATTCATTATGCTCAAG ATTGCATTGAACTGA
- the LOC128300677 gene encoding rho guanine nucleotide exchange factor 18 → MVPIISVTPHSPGAKFNFLEDTLNQLQCLRESVAHMKNSTLQNTALGGIGSTMSSTKLFSSCPSLPDLTLANPINVWPHHHVLYGLNNDRRKSWTAIEDLTECTKSSHKSVSLSSLDSEEQESLRAAERLHNRTSRNSTGGISTHSLNEAELARDFEKVVAKRNLVPVVPRIPLQKSISTPSIAPVRNQTVKEDNLASSRHLSDSEDETHDRSLLCVRDKNEEYPEHHEKRRKRGSLFFRKKKDKSKSKGQSSVCDACGAVINLATYKEHAVECKAKIAKKYFQAQPKPSSNKKSSANSHNSSQHDDQGRDYYDGNVHNDNANYSDDVPLIRDEFLHEAPIGPHELGAEPILGVAIDEHDSWSPSVPKEVVKGLKDKQVKRQEHIYEFIMTEKHHVQTLLVMQKVFVESLQKHFSHLNLERMFPRLVELTELHTGFLRKLRLKQREHHIVDSIADILLDFFSSMSAQKLKSSYGEFCSNHRSALDTFKCYMTGDNVFAEWYKHCQQNPLLKKKGIPECILFVTQRLTKYPLLIDPLLKSSREDKIEQEKLQKAMSLVKEILVDVDARVADKEKEDRQLEIFKRIDAKSCAIFKKDKFKKSDIISCNRKLRFEGVATLMQGRSKMQTVLVVVLSDCLFFLLENSHKYSFFTPENKAGVVSLQKLLIREKAGTESRGIYIISSNPAYPEMYELKVQNPKDKNVWIQSIRAAVIDCPSDESETDDYMSIEQRQKIIDLKQANIREIICKMRQKDFEQAILLEEKIALQLSLLLDNEQNAEQLGPAVESFISNYGSYRDLISDDCDTIEIWKRVLNSIQEISSLASSLYTAATGLPLSRSTSSVGERQSELFISPTLPKRAETFGGFDERRSKQLMTGGGIGGTNSTIHTANSRDAVLSTLSAGYFTNRETYEKREQQTHSSSSGLDVDQLSMLANPHVATSYGQQKLLGSGAEGVSSDLAKDQNYAALHVSHHLHTLLCIISQQMTTIQSLQHQLNSYRENPKTLYRHNDQLEELRNLQDKLQEEKTNWQKQKEQEERELEEMKHSQKALQDQIRAEQEDIRQQREQLYRKMEILSSQGLLLSPSVALPIPTGVASSLEDAQSVSEEHHVDSAFGGSIAAGSMVGSSVTIDRKKDKWRTASISKTPPANLVSATNAAKINATNIKQQLPLKLSSLSSTKQGSAASSLVMSPNSSNAGMASHAAGVGVTQMFPLKLADKKISSTGTPNHSRTGSSPAVIQQQIQVQSGNPATRTNTYPKIPERFRLRSSDNYPGPPSASSTTPQTYQYSSPSHPMVALSSTPPPLVPARSTMHQESSGARTSSPISARHPNLQSPQKPTDPSQLGGGKGDSNSKVKEEEVMYF, encoded by the exons ATGGTGCCAATAATTAGTGTGACTCCTCACAGCCCTGGGGCCAAGTTTAATTTTCTAG AGGACACTCTCAATCAGTTACAATGTCTACGAGAAAGTGTAGCTCATATGAAAAATTCAACACTCCAAAACACGGCGTTGGGAGGCATTGGTTCGACG ATGTCCTCGACGAAATTGTTCTCCTCGTGTCCTTCGTTGCCAGATCTTACTTTAGCTAATCCTATCAATGTTTGGCCGCATCATCATGTACTGTACGGTTTGAATAATGATcgacgaaagtcatggaccgCCATTGAGGATTTAACAGAATGCACAAAGTCATCACacaaaag CGTCAGCTTGTCTAGTTTAGACAGCGAAGAGCAAGAATCTTTACGAGCTGCGGAACGACTTCATAATCGAACGAGTAGAAACAGTACGGGTGGAATTTCAACACATTCCTTGAACGAAGCCGAGTTAGCG AGAGATTTTGAGAAAGTTGTTGCAAAACGCAATCTGGTGCCCGTCGTTCCACGGATTCCATTACAAAAAAGCATATCCACTCCATCGATAGCTCCGGTTCGTAATCAGACGGTTAAGGAAGATAATCTAGCCTC TTCGAGGCATCTTTCTGACAGTGAAGATGAAACTCATGATCGATCACTACTTTGTGTGAGAGATAAAAA CGAGGAATATCCAGAGCATCacgaaaaacgaagaaaacgtGGTTCATTATTTTTCCGGAAGAAGAAAGATAAATCCAAATCAAAAGGACAATCCTCTGTTTGTGATG CATGTGGAGCAGTTATAAATCTGGCAACATACAAAGAGCACGCAGTAGAATGTAAAGCAAAGATAGCAAAG AAATATTTCCAGGCTCAACCAAAACCTAGCTCAAACAAGAAGAGCTCTGCCAACAG CCACAATTCCTCGCAACACGATGATCAGGGTAGAGACTATTATGATGGCAACGTGCATAATGATAACGCTAA TTACTCAGACGACGTTCCGTTGATAAGGGATGAATTTTTGCATGAAGCGCCTATCGGTCCACATGAACTGGGTGCAGAGCCCATTCTAGGCGTTGCAATTGATGAGCACGACTCATGGAGCCCCAGTGTCCCTAAAGAGGTGGTCAAAGGATTAAAGGACAAACAG GTGAAACGTCAAGAACACATTTATGAATTTATCATGACAGAGAAGCATCATGTTCAAACTTTACTAGTCATGCAGAAGGTATTTGTAGAAAGTCTTCAGAAACACTTCAGCCATCTTAACTTAGAACGAATGTTTCCAAGGCTCGTTGAGCTAACCGAGCTACATACGGGATTTCTTCGCAAACTAAGATTAAAACAAAGAGAACATCACATAGTGGACAGCATCGCCGATATCCTGCTCGACTTTTTCTCCTCAATGTCGGCCCAGAAGCTTAAAAGTTCATATGGCGAATTTTGTTCAAATCATCGATCAGCGTTGGATACGTTCAAGTGCTACATGACTGGTGACAACGTGTTTGCTGAATGGTACAAACATTGTCAGCAAAATCCACTCCTTAAGAAGAAAGGCATTCCCGAATGTATTCTGTTCGTTACGCAGCGCTTAACTAAATACCCGTTACTTATCGACCCTTTGCTGAAAAGCTCTCGCGAAGACAAGATTGAGCAGGAAAAGCTGCAAAAGGCTATGTCGCTGGTAAAGGAAATACTCGTTGACGTGGATGCCCGGGTGGCCGATAAGGAAAAAGAGGATCGTCAATTAGAGATTTTTAAACGTATTGATGCCAAATCCTGCGCTATCTTTAAAAAGGATAAGTTCAAAAAATCGGACATAATTTCATGCAATCGAAAATTGAG ATTCGAAGGAGTAGCCACATTAATGCAAGGCAGATCCAAAATGCAAACAGTTCTGGTGGTTGTCCTATCggattgcttgttttttctATTGGAAAATTCGCATAAATATTCGTTCTTCACTCCTGAGAATAAG GCTGGCGTAGTTTCTTTGCAAAAGCTTTTAATTCGTGAAAAAGCTGGCACAGAATCCAGAGGTATTTACATCATATCTTCAAACCCGGCTTATCCGGAAATGTACGAACTGAAGGTACAAAATCCAAAAGATAAAAATGTGTGGATCCAATCAATACG TGCTGCCGTTATTGACTGTCCCTCAGATGAATCGGAAACAGATGACTACATGAGCATTGAACAAAGGCAAAAAATAATAGATCTGAAACAAGCCAATATACGGGAGATAATTT GTAAAATGCGTCAGAAGGACTTCGAGCAGGCGATATTACTTGAAGAAAAGATAGCACTACAGTTGAGCTTGTTGCTGGATAACGAGCAAAACGCTGAGCAACTAGGTCCCGCCGTTGAGTCATTTATCTCAAATTACGGATCGTATAGAGATCTTATCTCCGATGACTGTGATACTATAGAAATATGGAAACGGGTGTTGAACTCTATACAAGAAATTAGTTCTCTGGCTTCTTCGCTTTATACGGCTGCGACGGGATTACCATTATCTAGGTCCACCAGCTCAGTTGGAGAGCGACAGAGTGAATTGTTCATCTCTCCAACCTTACCAAAACGAGCCGAAACATTTGGTGGATTCGATGAGCGTCGATCAAAACAACTAATGACTGGCGGAGGAATTGGAGGTACTAATTCAACAATACATACTGCCAACTCACGAGACGCTGTTCTTTCAACATTATCAGCCGGCTATTTTACCAACCGTGAAACGTATGAAAAACGGGAACAGCAGACTCATTCTTCATCATCTGGGTTGGACGTTGATCAGCTTTCTATGTTGGCTAATCCTCATGTTGCTACTTCATACGGGCAGCAGAAGTTGTTGGGCAGTGGTGCAGAGGGTGTGTCATCTGACTTGGCCAAAGATCAGAATTACGCTGCTTTACACGTATCACACCATCTGCACACTCTGCTTTGCATAATCTCACAGCAAATGACTACCATTCAAAGCCTACAGCATCAGTTAAATAGTTATCGCGAAAATCCAAAGACGCTGTATCGACATAACGACCAGCTGGAAGAATTGCGTAACTTGCAGGATAAGCTGCAGGAGGAAAAGACGAATTggcagaaacaaaaagaacagGAGGAGCGCGAACTCGAAGAAATGAAACACTCACAGAAAGCTTTGCAGGATCAGATACGGGCAGAACAGGAAGATATCAGACAGCAACGTGAACAACTGTATCGAAAGATGGAAATTTTATCAAGCCAAGGATTGCTACTCTCTCCAAGc GTTGCGTTGCCGATACCAACTGGAGTAGCATCGTCATTGGAGGATGCACAAAGTGTCAGCGAAGAGCACCACGTCGATAGTGCCTTCGGAGGAAGCATTGCAGCAGGTTCTATGGTTGGATCTTCGGTTACAATCGATCGCAAGAAAGATAAATGGCGAACAGCGAGCA TATCAAAGACACCTCCAGCAAACCTTGTAAGTGCAACAAATGCAGCGAAGATTAATGCAACTAACATAAAACAGCAACTGCCGTTAAAACTATCATCATTGTCAAG CACAAAGCAGGGCTCTGCTGCCAGCAGCTTGGTAATGTCACCTAACAGTAGTAATGCTGGCATGGCTTCGCATGCAGCTGGTGTTGGGGTGACTCAAATGTTTCCTTTGAAGCTTGCCGATAAGAAG ATTTCCTCCACTGGCACTCCTAATCACTCTCGAACTGGTAGCAGTCCTGCCGtaatacaacaacaaattcAAGTACAATCAGGCAATCCTGCTACTAG AACAAACACCTATCCAAAAATTCCAGAACGCTTTCGCTTAAGAAGTTCTGACAACTATCCTGGCCCACCAAGTGCAAGTTCAACTACACCACAAACGTATCAGTATTCATCACCGTCACATCCTATGGTGGCATTGTCTTCGACTCCTCCTCCGCTCGTGCCCGCTAGAAGCACGATGCATCAGGAATCGAGTGGAGCCCGTACTTCCTCTCCGATTTCAGCTCGCCATCCCAACTTACAGTCACCGCAGAAACCTACTGATCCGTCACAATTGGGAGGCGGCAAAGGtgacagcaacagcaaggtcAAGGAGGAAGAAGTGATGTACTTTTGA